In a single window of the Aquarana catesbeiana isolate 2022-GZ linkage group LG13, ASM4218655v1, whole genome shotgun sequence genome:
- the BAG5 gene encoding BAG family molecular chaperone regulator 5, translating to MDMGNQHPSITALQEIQRKVKDLEQSVATFSGLQSDPEFRKLAKALTKQLFEIESIDTEGKANISQARKRAIEEVERLLKELEENANHPCRLAIEKIFKEAQCLVAQQIAPMYGGRRCITEEFEEGIQNILMRLTQVKTEGKASLRKARYRTLTKVLAIQEILENCLKQQVLALPLSTDAHPSISKINSVLLEVNKARGSLIALLAGVNECETYRHLSCILSGLIADLDALDVSGHVEIRNYRKEVVEEINNLLKYLDLEEEACFTSAYDLAKNQSIVKIESICKRSTEIKASVLERGHNMSDIHVGTKSELQVLIAQLDEVSVEKNPCIREARRRAVVEVQTVISYIDLKEALERRQSACNQANPEHPSYTNVWIVLGNLSDLQKEVISFDGNRADKNYMRLEELLTNQLLALDAIDSQGDDRSKEARKQAVKFANNILSYLDMKTDEWEY from the coding sequence ATGGATATGGGCAACCAACATCCTTCGATCACAGCGCTTCAAGAGATCCAACGGAAAGTCAAAGACCTTGAGCAAAGCGTGGCTACCTTCAGTGGGTTGCAGAGTGACCCAGAGTTCAGAAAACTGGCAAAAGCCCTGACCAAGCAGCTCTTTGAAATTGAGTCTATTGATACGGAAGGGAAGGCCAATATTTCACAAGCCCGTAAAAGAGCCATAGAAGAAGTTGAGAGGCTTCTTAAAGAATTGGAGGAGAATGCAAACCATCCCTGCCGATTGGCGATTGAGAAGATATTTAAGGAGGCACAATGTCTTGTAGCCCAGCAAATAGCCCCTATGTATGGAGGTAGAAGATGTATCACAGAGGAATTTGAAGAAGGTATTCAGAATATCTTGATGAGACTTACACAAGTCAAAACAGAAGGCAAAGCATCCCTAAGAAAAGCCCGATATCGCACCCTTACTAAAGTTCTTGCAATTCAAGAGATATTAGAGAATTGCTTAAAACAACAGGTCTTGGCACTTCCTCTCTCTACAGATGCACATCCATCCATCTCTAAAATTAACTCTGTTCTGCTTGAGGTAAACAAGGCACGAGGCAGCCTCATTGCACTCCTTGCTGGTGTAAACGAATGTGAAACCTACAGACATCTATCTTGCATTCTCTCTGGACTCATTGCAGACCTGGATGCATTAGATGTTTCTGGCCATGTGGAAATAAGGAACTATAGAAAAGAGGTAGTGGAGGAAATAAACAACTTGTTGAAATATCTAGATCTTGAGGAGGAAGCTTGTTTTACCAGTGCTTATGACCTGGCCAAAAACCAGTCCATTGTCAAAATTGAGTCAATTTGTAAAAGATCTACAGAAATAAAAGCCTCTGTTTTAGAGAGAGGGCACAATATGTCTGACATTCATGTGGGAACTAAGTCTGAGCTTCAGGTTCTCATTGCCCAGCTGGATGAAGTAAGTGTAGAGAAAAATCCTTGTATACGCGAAGCAAGAAGGAGAGCAGTGGTGGAAGTCCAAACTGTTATCAGCTATATCGACCTCAAGGAAGCTCTTGAAAGGAGACAGAGTGCTTGTAATCAGGCCAACCCAGAACATCCATCTTACACCAATGTTTGGATAGTTCTTGGGAACCTCTCGGATCTTCAGAAAGAAGTCATCTCTTTTGATGGCAACCGAGCAGATAAAAATTACATGCGACTGGAAGAACTTCTCACCAATCAACTCCTTGCTCTAGATGCCATTGATTCCCAAGGAGACGACCGCTCAAAAGAAGCCAGAAAACAAGCTGTAAAGTTTGCCAATAATATCCTTAGTTATCTGGACATGAAAACCGATGAATGGGAGTATTAG